The following coding sequences lie in one Caproicibacterium argilliputei genomic window:
- a CDS encoding DeoR/GlpR family DNA-binding transcription regulator, giving the protein MFTEERLDAIMQCLRDQGTVKVKDLSAKFKVSADCIRKDLKVLENQGKLRRAYGGAILSQDFPLSRDFVDRRSVNVSQKRMIAQKAYDCIREDETIFLDVSTSNILLAKLLAGSGRRLVVVSNMIDILQALSASPYITAIGTGGTMVRTVNGFFGAAAIDVIKQYSFDRAFLGSCGVDMVDGSITTLGVEDGLTKRAVLSSSRHKYIVMERDKFYFNDSFRFAHFDDIDAIITDTVPDEGTVNALRAANVEIL; this is encoded by the coding sequence GTGTTTACTGAGGAGCGGCTGGATGCAATTATGCAGTGCCTGCGTGACCAGGGAACGGTAAAGGTAAAGGATTTGAGTGCAAAGTTCAAGGTTTCTGCCGACTGTATACGGAAGGACCTGAAAGTGTTGGAGAATCAGGGGAAGCTGCGCCGGGCTTACGGCGGCGCCATTTTATCGCAGGATTTTCCCCTGAGCCGGGATTTTGTGGATCGGCGCAGCGTAAATGTTTCCCAGAAGCGCATGATTGCCCAAAAGGCATACGACTGCATCCGTGAGGATGAGACCATCTTTTTGGATGTTTCTACATCCAACATTTTGTTGGCAAAGCTGCTGGCAGGCAGTGGCAGGCGGCTGGTGGTTGTTTCTAATATGATTGATATTCTGCAGGCGCTTTCCGCCAGCCCGTATATTACGGCAATTGGCACCGGCGGCACCATGGTGCGCACGGTGAATGGCTTTTTCGGTGCGGCGGCCATCGACGTCATCAAGCAGTACAGCTTTGACCGCGCGTTTCTGGGCAGTTGCGGCGTTGATATGGTGGACGGCTCCATTACCACGCTGGGGGTGGAGGACGGTCTGACCAAGCGTGCGGTGCTGTCCAGCAGCCGCCACAAGTACATTGTCATGGAGCGGGACAAGTTTTACTTCAATGATTCCTTCCGCTTTGCGCATTTTGATGACATTGACGCGATTATTACCGATACGGTGCCGGATGAGGGCACGGTCAATGCCCTGCGTGCCGCAAACGTTGAAATCTTATAA
- a CDS encoding ribokinase, with product MKKVLVFGSMNMDLCVSCAEAPQAGETVQGHDFFTNPGGKGGNQATAAARLGAPTVMLGCVGQDAFGAELLQTLTASGVDCSQVVRGVQPTGVAVITRTGAENRIAVSGGANLELTGQQAARLVVENAPDGGFFLAQNECGSAAVQAALCTAKQQGLYTLLNPAPARELSQDVFDSTDLLVVNETECAFYTGVCPETPLACGGAFARLHASGCRSVVITLGEKGSLYSGAEGTFFQPCVPAPQTVDTTGAGDTFIGALAAELLRGGTVRQAMVFAAQAAALTVARVGAQQAIPTRAEVQRYLTGHREKSTTL from the coding sequence GTGAAAAAAGTACTGGTATTTGGCAGCATGAACATGGATTTGTGCGTTTCCTGTGCGGAAGCACCGCAGGCGGGGGAAACTGTGCAGGGGCATGACTTTTTTACCAATCCGGGCGGGAAAGGCGGCAATCAGGCCACAGCGGCGGCACGTCTGGGTGCACCGACCGTCATGCTCGGCTGTGTAGGGCAGGATGCGTTCGGCGCAGAGCTTCTGCAGACTTTAACGGCAAGCGGTGTGGACTGCTCGCAGGTGGTGCGCGGCGTGCAGCCGACCGGTGTGGCGGTCATCACGCGAACGGGTGCGGAAAACCGCATTGCTGTCAGCGGGGGCGCCAACCTGGAACTCACCGGACAGCAGGCGGCCAGGCTGGTGGTGGAAAACGCGCCGGACGGCGGCTTTTTCCTTGCGCAGAATGAGTGTGGCAGTGCCGCCGTGCAGGCGGCACTCTGTACGGCAAAGCAGCAGGGACTTTACACCTTATTGAATCCGGCACCGGCGCGGGAACTTTCGCAGGATGTGTTTGACAGCACAGACCTGTTGGTTGTCAATGAAACGGAGTGTGCCTTTTACACCGGCGTCTGTCCGGAAACACCGCTGGCGTGTGGAGGCGCGTTTGCGCGGCTGCACGCCAGCGGCTGCCGAAGCGTGGTCATTACATTGGGAGAAAAGGGCAGCCTGTACAGTGGTGCGGAGGGAACATTTTTTCAGCCGTGCGTACCGGCACCGCAGACCGTTGATACAACCGGTGCCGGCGATACCTTTATCGGTGCCCTTGCCGCAGAACTGCTGCGCGGCGGGACTGTGCGGCAGGCGATGGTGTTTGCGGCGCAGGCCGCAGCTCTTACGGTTGCGCGTGTGGGTGCGCAGCAGGCGATTCCCACGCGGGCTGAGGTGCAGCGGTATTTGACCGGGCATAGGGAAAAGTCGACAACTTTGTAA
- a CDS encoding response regulator transcription factor, producing MKQLATNDWLVLNNIIYKIYTTEDFDAMRRMLLEQLKMVLDFDSADFFLAGSGGADFVRPVTYNCDSVSSQTGGPAYSRSVMDGGKSMVYRETDMISDEKRVQTEYYRNVFVPNNWHFSLRMILAREKEFLGIVTFYRTIGKDNFRYDDIFLLDMLKDHLAYRLYQERRRAGSKKLTVAKAAARYELTKREETILRMLMAGMDNAAICAKLVISVNTLKKHVLNIYRKLGIRNRVQMFKMIQEPELTVLK from the coding sequence ATGAAGCAGTTGGCAACAAATGATTGGCTCGTACTGAACAACATCATCTACAAAATCTACACAACCGAGGACTTCGACGCAATGCGCCGGATGCTGCTGGAGCAGCTGAAAATGGTCTTGGATTTCGACAGCGCGGACTTCTTCCTTGCGGGCAGCGGCGGCGCCGACTTTGTGCGGCCGGTCACCTACAACTGCGACAGTGTCTCTTCGCAGACCGGCGGCCCTGCGTACAGCCGCAGCGTGATGGACGGTGGCAAAAGCATGGTTTACCGCGAGACGGATATGATTAGTGACGAAAAGCGCGTGCAGACCGAATACTATCGGAATGTTTTTGTTCCAAACAACTGGCACTTTTCCCTGCGTATGATTCTGGCGCGGGAAAAAGAGTTTCTGGGCATTGTCACTTTTTACCGCACCATCGGTAAGGACAATTTCCGGTATGACGATATTTTTCTGCTGGATATGCTCAAGGATCATCTGGCATACCGGCTGTATCAGGAGCGCCGCCGTGCCGGCAGCAAAAAGCTGACGGTTGCAAAGGCGGCGGCACGGTATGAACTGACCAAGCGGGAGGAAACCATCCTGCGTATGCTCATGGCAGGAATGGACAATGCCGCTATCTGCGCCAAATTGGTCATCAGTGTCAACACCCTGAAAAAGCACGTGCTCAATATTTACCGCAAGCTGGGCATCCGCAATCGCGTACAGATGTTTAAGATGATTCAGGAGCCGGAACTGACGGTTTTGAAGTAA
- a CDS encoding C40 family peptidase, whose product MNTVFVNSMTDLFDQPNSTERVDQALCGTTANILEQSSGWYYLETCYGYRGWVQKSRMRPVAKRNTWDLAPKLIVLQAMADVLIEPRVQSACLITAVRGCILGQFGAVSQNGWQHVCLPGGEAGWIPAAFLSKMPKIDGVSEKELRERVTRSALSYLGTQYRWGGKSPAGIDCSGLVQMAYQLNGVSIWRDAEIKPGFAIHEIDKSQMKSADLLYFPGHVAMYLGNGKFVHATGHIGDNCVTISSLDPYNDIYRKDLAENITAVGSVFPLTKAAAFTID is encoded by the coding sequence ATGAACACCGTATTTGTCAACAGCATGACCGATCTTTTTGATCAGCCCAACAGCACAGAACGGGTGGATCAGGCTCTTTGCGGAACCACCGCGAATATTTTGGAACAAAGCAGCGGGTGGTACTACCTGGAAACCTGCTATGGCTACCGCGGCTGGGTGCAGAAATCCCGGATGCGCCCCGTTGCCAAACGCAACACCTGGGATTTAGCTCCCAAGCTGATTGTGCTGCAGGCCATGGCTGATGTCTTAATCGAACCGCGCGTGCAAAGCGCCTGCCTGATCACCGCTGTGCGTGGATGTATTTTGGGTCAGTTCGGCGCCGTTTCGCAAAACGGCTGGCAGCATGTCTGCCTGCCGGGCGGAGAGGCAGGGTGGATTCCGGCCGCTTTTCTGTCTAAAATGCCGAAAATTGACGGCGTTTCCGAAAAGGAACTGCGCGAACGTGTGACCCGCTCAGCGCTTTCTTATCTTGGCACCCAGTACCGCTGGGGCGGCAAAAGCCCCGCCGGTATTGACTGCTCTGGTCTGGTACAGATGGCCTACCAACTCAACGGCGTGTCCATATGGCGTGATGCTGAAATCAAGCCTGGCTTTGCCATACACGAAATTGATAAAAGCCAAATGAAGTCCGCTGACTTGCTGTATTTTCCCGGCCATGTGGCGATGTACCTCGGCAACGGAAAATTTGTGCACGCCACTGGCCACATCGGCGACAACTGCGTTACCATTAGCAGTTTAGACCCTTATAATGACATCTATCGCAAGGACCTGGCAGAAAACATCACCGCCGTCGGCAGCGTGTTCCCGCTGACCAAAGCCGCAGCTTTTACCATTGACTGA
- a CDS encoding beta-galactosidase, giving the protein METLLNNQMLHGGDYNPDQWLDRPDILKKDIELMKQAHINCVSVGIFAWSSLEPEEGHYTFEWLERVIDSLYENGIYTVLATPSGARPVWMAHKYPEVLRVDETLHRNRMGARHNHCYTSPVYREKVWEMNRRLAEAFGSHPGVLLWHISNEYGGACYCPLCQAEFRSWLKQKYGTLEALNKAWWAPFWSHTYTDWAQIEAPGPRGEQLLHGLVLDWRRFVTSRTVDFCDWEKQAIRAGGSSLPVTTNLMGFYYDLDYTKFRDVLDIASWDNYPAWRTEENDVQTAIHTAMTHDLMRCVKFAPFLMMESTPSQVNWRDVNRLKAPGLHELASLQAVAHGSNSVQYFQWRQSRGASEKFHGAVVDHYGESDTRVFGEVAHLGERLEGLAALCHSNVKPEVAILFDRENEWALDAACGPRNGAMHYEQTIESHYQAFWRMGVGVDLVCEADDLSGYKLVIAPMLYLHRAGIAAKLRSFTANGGTLIGTYWSGLVDENDLCFEGATPGEGLTEIYGLRTEEIDGLRDEDCNHMIWNGKTYQLRELCELERLSGAEQLACYSDDFYAGKPALTVNHFGSGAAYFLAARAEDAFYHDFYGMLVRQMGIRPALGSTALPDGVTAGLRLAANGTSYVTVQNFTEQLVCFPLEEPMKNLENGCIGDSVTLQPYGIMFLTK; this is encoded by the coding sequence ATGGAGACCCTGCTGAACAACCAAATGCTGCACGGCGGCGACTACAATCCGGATCAATGGCTTGACCGCCCGGATATCTTGAAAAAAGATATTGAACTCATGAAACAGGCACACATCAACTGCGTTTCTGTGGGGATTTTTGCCTGGTCCAGTTTGGAACCGGAAGAGGGGCACTACACGTTTGAGTGGCTCGAACGTGTCATTGACTCTCTGTATGAAAACGGCATCTATACGGTTCTTGCAACCCCCAGCGGCGCGCGGCCAGTATGGATGGCGCACAAATACCCCGAAGTCCTGCGCGTTGACGAAACCCTGCACCGCAACCGCATGGGCGCGCGGCACAACCACTGCTACACCTCTCCGGTCTACCGGGAAAAAGTGTGGGAAATGAACCGCCGCCTTGCCGAGGCTTTCGGCAGCCATCCGGGCGTGCTGCTCTGGCACATTTCCAACGAATACGGCGGTGCCTGCTACTGCCCGCTGTGCCAGGCGGAATTCCGCAGTTGGCTCAAGCAGAAGTACGGCACACTGGAAGCGCTGAACAAAGCCTGGTGGGCACCATTCTGGAGCCACACCTACACGGACTGGGCGCAGATTGAAGCGCCAGGCCCGCGCGGCGAACAATTGCTGCACGGACTGGTACTGGACTGGCGGCGCTTTGTGACCTCTCGCACCGTGGATTTCTGCGACTGGGAAAAGCAGGCCATCCGTGCGGGCGGCTCCAGCCTGCCGGTTACAACCAACCTGATGGGCTTCTACTACGACCTGGACTACACCAAGTTCCGCGACGTTCTGGACATTGCTTCTTGGGACAACTACCCCGCATGGCGCACAGAGGAAAACGACGTACAGACTGCCATTCACACTGCCATGACGCACGACCTGATGCGCTGCGTTAAATTTGCACCGTTTTTGATGATGGAAAGCACGCCGAGCCAAGTCAACTGGCGCGATGTAAACCGTCTGAAAGCGCCGGGTCTGCATGAGTTGGCATCGCTGCAGGCGGTTGCACACGGCTCCAACTCCGTGCAGTACTTTCAGTGGCGCCAAAGCCGCGGCGCTTCTGAAAAATTCCATGGCGCGGTGGTAGACCACTACGGCGAAAGTGACACCCGTGTGTTCGGAGAAGTTGCGCATCTCGGTGAACGTTTGGAAGGGCTTGCCGCGCTGTGCCACTCCAATGTCAAGCCGGAAGTTGCCATTCTGTTTGACCGAGAAAACGAATGGGCGCTGGACGCCGCCTGCGGTCCGCGCAACGGCGCGATGCACTATGAGCAGACCATCGAATCCCACTACCAGGCATTCTGGCGCATGGGTGTCGGCGTGGACCTTGTCTGCGAAGCGGACGACCTTTCCGGCTACAAACTGGTGATTGCGCCGATGCTGTACCTACACCGCGCCGGAATCGCCGCCAAGCTGCGCAGCTTCACCGCGAACGGCGGCACGCTGATTGGCACTTACTGGAGCGGTCTGGTGGATGAAAACGACCTTTGTTTTGAGGGAGCTACCCCCGGCGAAGGTTTGACTGAAATTTACGGTCTGCGCACAGAGGAGATTGATGGTCTGCGCGACGAAGACTGCAACCACATGATTTGGAACGGCAAAACCTACCAGCTGCGTGAACTGTGTGAGCTGGAACGCCTCTCCGGTGCAGAACAGTTGGCGTGTTACAGCGATGATTTTTACGCGGGCAAGCCGGCGCTGACTGTCAACCACTTTGGCAGCGGCGCAGCTTACTTTCTTGCCGCGCGTGCGGAAGATGCTTTCTATCATGATTTTTACGGTATGCTGGTGCGGCAGATGGGAATCCGCCCGGCGTTGGGCAGCACAGCCCTGCCGGACGGTGTGACCGCAGGGCTGCGTCTGGCGGCAAACGGTACCTCCTATGTCACCGTACAGAACTTTACCGAGCAGCTGGTCTGCTTTCCGCTGGAAGAGCCGATGAAGAATCTGGAAAACGGTTGTATCGGCGACTCGGTCACCCTGCAGCCTTACGGCATTATGTTCCTGACAAAGTAA
- a CDS encoding DUF2087 domain-containing protein yields the protein MQSYEDATLTELQNGYIRGTDGALICLSCGQRFETGEVYPFGEHFYTAERALQQHLQEQHADRLEELLRGSSEILSLTDKQKELLTLFYKGLSDKETAAQLSISPSTVRHQRFMFRERAKAAKLYLAVWSLVEERKNKQQAQILPVHKGAIMVDDRYNITETEYEKILGNVFESLKPLKLKIFSAKEKKKIVILRKLAEQFEVGRNYTEKEVNDILGNIYADYAMLRRYLIEYGYLERTRDCSRYWRK from the coding sequence ATGCAGTCTTACGAAGACGCGACATTAACGGAACTTCAAAACGGATATATCCGCGGTACGGACGGTGCGCTAATCTGCTTGTCCTGCGGCCAGCGCTTTGAAACAGGGGAAGTCTACCCCTTTGGCGAACATTTTTACACTGCGGAACGCGCCCTGCAGCAGCACTTACAGGAACAGCACGCCGACCGCCTGGAAGAACTTCTGCGTGGCAGTTCGGAAATTCTTTCGCTGACAGACAAGCAGAAAGAACTGCTGACCTTGTTTTATAAAGGGTTGTCCGACAAAGAAACCGCAGCGCAGCTCAGCATTTCTCCCTCCACCGTTCGGCATCAGCGCTTCATGTTTCGCGAGCGCGCGAAAGCCGCCAAGCTTTATCTGGCTGTATGGAGTCTGGTGGAGGAGAGAAAAAACAAACAGCAGGCGCAAATCCTGCCTGTACACAAGGGGGCCATCATGGTAGACGATCGCTACAATATTACTGAAACAGAATACGAGAAAATTCTCGGCAACGTTTTCGAGAGCTTGAAACCGCTGAAATTGAAAATATTTTCTGCAAAAGAAAAGAAAAAGATTGTGATTCTGCGCAAACTTGCAGAACAGTTTGAAGTGGGACGCAACTACACGGAAAAAGAAGTCAATGATATCCTTGGGAATATCTATGCAGACTACGCAATGCTGCGCCGCTACTTGATTGAATACGGTTACCTGGAACGCACCAGGGACTGCAGCCGTTACTGGCGTAAATAA
- a CDS encoding serine hydrolase, producing MKSEELRKQTDTLANAAHARVSFLVQELSQAEPLLARDAQRKLVSASTIKIQILLTVLQQIQSGRFSLQTAVPISSAAILPDSTAFDRPVREATVAELLFWMIAISDNTATNLLIRLAGMDAVNAYCREVLHLTDTVLEREMLDWRAVQQGRNNYTTPRDMLCTFRLLTQQRILTPQLCNYALSLLARQQDKTVAFRYIWEPLQTAHKTGGLDVELDHDTGLLFWKNRTFFFGFFTTDGTSNRENQQLIGRLFRLLVDYLKEEEK from the coding sequence ATGAAATCGGAAGAGCTGCGGAAGCAGACTGACACCCTGGCAAACGCCGCCCACGCACGCGTTTCCTTTCTGGTGCAGGAGCTTTCTCAGGCAGAACCGCTGCTGGCGCGTGATGCCCAGCGGAAGCTGGTTTCTGCCAGCACCATTAAAATACAGATTCTGCTGACCGTTCTGCAGCAGATTCAAAGCGGCCGCTTCTCCCTGCAAACCGCTGTGCCGATTAGCTCCGCGGCAATTTTGCCAGACAGCACCGCCTTTGACCGGCCGGTTCGTGAGGCAACAGTTGCGGAACTGCTGTTCTGGATGATTGCCATCAGTGACAATACCGCAACCAATCTGCTCATCCGTCTGGCGGGGATGGACGCGGTCAATGCATACTGCCGGGAGGTTCTGCACTTAACCGACACAGTTCTGGAACGAGAAATGCTGGACTGGCGCGCTGTGCAGCAGGGCCGCAACAACTACACCACCCCGCGCGATATGCTATGTACATTCCGGCTGCTTACACAGCAACGGATTCTGACCCCGCAGCTGTGTAACTATGCGCTTTCCCTGCTGGCGCGCCAGCAGGACAAAACCGTTGCATTCCGGTACATTTGGGAGCCTCTGCAGACCGCACACAAAACAGGCGGTCTGGATGTGGAACTGGACCATGACACTGGCTTGCTTTTCTGGAAAAACCGTACTTTCTTTTTCGGCTTCTTCACAACCGACGGCACCTCAAACCGTGAAAACCAGCAGCTAATCGGGCGGCTGTTTCGCCTGCTCGTCGACTATCTGAAGGAAGAGGAAAAATGA
- a CDS encoding helix-turn-helix domain-containing protein, translating into MQEEHDLTQAQIGAALGLPQRTYASYKSGQHILPPEVLSALADYYGVSTDYLLGRTKNPLTNR; encoded by the coding sequence CTGCAGGAAGAGCATGACCTAACGCAGGCGCAAATTGGCGCGGCGCTCGGTCTGCCGCAGCGTACTTATGCTTCCTATAAATCCGGTCAGCATATCCTGCCGCCGGAAGTGCTTAGTGCGCTCGCCGATTATTACGGCGTCAGCACAGACTATCTGCTGGGCCGCACCAAAAATCCGCTTACCAACCGGTAA
- a CDS encoding peptide ABC transporter substrate-binding protein, translating to MKRTKAPDTNRTGRPMLHRAAALLLAAVLASSFTGCGSSTSGSGSSVGSASAAVTNTLYPGTSAADSVTLNLPNEPPQMNSMLTTDQVSGDVLRLTVAGLTKQDKNNQPQPDLATSWDISSDKKTYTFHLRKDAKWSNGEPVTAKDFVFAWLNVMTASTGSQYAYILTDNIAGGQDYYDGKVSADKVGVKALDDYTLKVEFSNPIPYALSLMAFPSYMPVNEKGYKEITNGNPDKYGKSPETLLTNGAYKLKEWTHDDHITLVKNSDYWDAAKTPVTNVKLSMLKDENAMFNAFKAGDTDEINVNGDQMASLKAEGQKVVTYSDGGLQYLEFNTKRTDLGLNNAKICQALGMAVDRQSLCTDVLKDGSTPADGMVPPAITGVNGSYAKARGSILPDYNKDKAKTLFEEGLKEAGLNKSSLKLTLVCSDDSKTQKTAAYLQQQWSDALGISVELKPMPSKSRFSAMSSGDFEMVYTNWFPDYNDPMTYLDTLMTGGGNNDGKYSNTKYDALLKQATAETDTTKRQQILIQAEKLMLQDYPIFPLVFKSQCYTTSGKLTGLTRTAFQDLDLCDGAKVS from the coding sequence ATGAAGAGAACGAAAGCGCCAGACACCAACCGCACAGGCAGACCGATGCTGCATCGTGCAGCCGCCCTGCTGCTTGCTGCTGTGCTCGCCAGTTCTTTCACCGGCTGTGGCAGCAGCACTTCCGGCTCCGGCTCCTCTGTGGGCAGTGCTTCCGCAGCCGTAACCAACACCCTGTATCCCGGCACTTCCGCAGCAGATTCCGTCACCTTGAATCTGCCCAATGAGCCGCCGCAGATGAACAGTATGCTGACCACCGACCAGGTTTCCGGCGATGTGCTGCGCCTGACCGTGGCAGGGCTGACCAAGCAGGACAAAAACAACCAACCGCAGCCGGATCTTGCAACCAGCTGGGACATCAGCTCCGACAAAAAAACTTACACGTTTCACCTGCGCAAGGATGCCAAATGGAGCAACGGCGAACCGGTAACTGCTAAAGACTTCGTGTTTGCTTGGCTAAACGTGATGACTGCCTCCACCGGCTCGCAGTATGCTTACATTTTGACTGACAATATCGCGGGCGGGCAGGACTACTATGACGGAAAAGTTTCGGCAGACAAAGTCGGTGTCAAAGCGCTGGACGATTACACCCTAAAGGTGGAGTTCAGCAACCCGATTCCATACGCCCTGAGTCTGATGGCATTTCCGTCCTATATGCCCGTCAACGAAAAGGGCTACAAGGAAATCACCAACGGAAATCCCGACAAGTACGGAAAAAGCCCGGAAACGCTGCTGACAAACGGTGCTTATAAATTGAAGGAATGGACACACGACGACCACATCACTTTGGTAAAAAATTCTGACTATTGGGATGCCGCCAAAACGCCGGTCACCAATGTCAAGCTGTCTATGCTCAAAGACGAAAACGCCATGTTTAACGCTTTCAAAGCCGGCGACACGGATGAAATCAACGTCAACGGCGACCAGATGGCGTCGCTGAAAGCAGAGGGGCAGAAAGTCGTCACCTACTCGGACGGCGGCCTGCAGTACTTGGAGTTTAACACCAAGCGAACCGATCTCGGCCTGAACAACGCCAAAATTTGTCAGGCGCTGGGTATGGCAGTGGACCGCCAGAGCCTTTGCACCGACGTGCTCAAAGACGGCTCCACCCCCGCCGACGGCATGGTGCCGCCCGCCATCACCGGGGTAAACGGCAGCTATGCGAAAGCGCGCGGCTCTATCCTGCCGGATTACAACAAAGACAAAGCCAAAACGCTGTTTGAAGAGGGGCTGAAAGAAGCTGGTTTGAACAAAAGCAGCCTGAAGCTGACCCTAGTCTGCAGCGATGACAGCAAAACCCAGAAAACCGCCGCTTACCTGCAGCAGCAGTGGAGCGACGCACTGGGCATTTCCGTGGAGCTGAAGCCCATGCCGTCCAAGTCGCGTTTTTCCGCGATGAGTTCCGGTGACTTTGAAATGGTCTATACCAACTGGTTCCCGGACTACAATGACCCCATGACCTATCTGGATACGCTGATGACCGGCGGCGGCAACAACGACGGCAAGTACAGCAACACAAAGTACGATGCCCTGCTGAAGCAGGCAACCGCCGAAACGGACACCACCAAGCGCCAGCAGATTCTCATCCAGGCAGAAAAGCTGATGCTGCAGGACTACCCGATTTTTCCGCTGGTCTTTAAGTCCCAGTGCTACACCACCTCCGGCAAGCTGACCGGACTGACCCGCACCGCTTTCCAAGATTTAGACCTGTGTGACGGCGCAAAAGTCAGCTAA
- the pyrE gene encoding orotate phosphoribosyltransferase has protein sequence MLTEQKKQFIEFMMQADVLRFGDFVTKSGRSTPYFVNTGNYRTGAQIAGLGRFYADMVHETGCSFDALFGPAYKGIPLVTACAGALYTAYGEDKPYFFNRKEAKDHGEGGSLVGYKPKDGDRVIIIEDVITAGTAVRETMPVLKACGDISCREMFISVNRCEVGQTPGKTAVMEVQEAFGIRVHALVTVRDIRAWLSAHGGYEALLPKMDAYMKKYCLEGDAAEC, from the coding sequence ATGCTGACAGAGCAGAAAAAGCAGTTTATTGAATTTATGATGCAGGCTGACGTGCTCCGCTTCGGGGACTTTGTCACAAAAAGCGGCCGCAGCACACCGTACTTTGTCAATACGGGAAATTACCGCACCGGCGCGCAGATTGCCGGTCTGGGCAGATTTTACGCAGACATGGTGCACGAAACCGGCTGTTCCTTTGACGCCCTGTTCGGTCCGGCGTACAAAGGCATTCCACTGGTGACCGCCTGCGCGGGCGCGCTTTACACCGCGTACGGCGAGGACAAGCCGTATTTCTTTAATCGCAAAGAAGCCAAAGACCACGGCGAGGGCGGTTCTTTAGTTGGGTACAAGCCCAAAGACGGCGACCGCGTCATAATTATTGAAGATGTGATTACCGCAGGTACCGCGGTGCGGGAAACCATGCCGGTACTGAAAGCCTGCGGTGACATTTCCTGCAGGGAGATGTTCATTTCCGTGAACCGCTGCGAAGTCGGGCAGACGCCCGGCAAAACTGCCGTGATGGAGGTACAGGAGGCGTTTGGTATCCGCGTGCACGCGTTGGTGACTGTGCGCGACATCCGCGCGTGGCTGTCCGCACACGGCGGCTATGAAGCACTGCTGCCGAAGATGGATGCCTACATGAAAAAATATTGTCTGGAAGGGGATGCGGCAGAATGCTGA
- a CDS encoding dipeptide epimerase, giving the protein MKIASIHTSEFRVGLRTPFKTALRTVREIHDVLVTVTTTDGRRGYGEAPPTAPITGETIGSIRCAVEEFIQPALVGREIEDLEDTMHALHTAILHNTSAKAAVDMAIYDLYARSLGVPLYRLLGGNKKELETDLTVSVNSPEEMAADSLAAVRRGFRILKIKVGLQPELDLARIRAVREAVGSQIAIRVDANQGWSPAQAVRIIRGMEDAGLNLDFVEQPVKAADLDGMAYVRQNVSTPILADESVFSAADAMAVLQKGAADLLNIKLMKTGGIYGALQICSIAESCGVSCMIGCMLESSLAVSAAAHLAAGKRVIACADLDGPGLCKENPYHGGPQFLENRIVMNENPGLGISPKWVDETEEMR; this is encoded by the coding sequence ATGAAAATTGCTTCTATTCACACCTCCGAGTTCCGTGTCGGGTTGCGCACGCCGTTTAAAACCGCCCTGCGCACCGTCCGGGAAATCCACGACGTACTGGTCACCGTAACCACCACCGACGGTCGCCGTGGCTACGGTGAGGCGCCGCCGACCGCGCCCATCACCGGCGAAACCATCGGTTCTATCCGCTGCGCAGTCGAAGAATTTATCCAGCCGGCTTTAGTCGGGCGCGAAATTGAAGATTTGGAAGACACCATGCACGCCCTGCACACCGCCATCCTGCACAACACCAGTGCCAAAGCCGCCGTGGACATGGCCATTTACGACCTGTACGCCCGCAGTCTGGGGGTACCGCTGTACCGCCTGTTGGGTGGAAACAAGAAGGAACTGGAAACCGACCTGACCGTCAGCGTCAACAGCCCCGAAGAAATGGCTGCAGACAGCCTTGCCGCTGTCCGGCGCGGATTTCGGATTCTGAAAATCAAAGTCGGTCTGCAGCCGGAACTGGACCTCGCGCGCATCCGCGCGGTACGTGAAGCTGTCGGCTCGCAAATCGCCATCCGTGTGGACGCAAACCAAGGTTGGAGCCCCGCACAGGCGGTACGCATCATCCGCGGCATGGAGGATGCCGGACTGAACCTAGACTTCGTGGAACAGCCGGTCAAGGCCGCCGATTTGGACGGTATGGCTTATGTGCGCCAAAATGTATCCACCCCCATCCTTGCGGATGAAAGCGTTTTCTCCGCGGCTGATGCCATGGCTGTGCTGCAGAAAGGCGCTGCGGATCTGCTGAACATCAAGCTGATGAAAACCGGCGGAATCTACGGCGCGCTGCAAATCTGCTCCATCGCGGAAAGCTGCGGGGTTTCGTGCATGATCGGCTGTATGCTGGAAAGCAGCCTTGCGGTCAGCGCGGCCGCGCACCTTGCCGCAGGCAAGCGCGTGATTGCCTGCGCTGATTTGGATGGCCCCGGTCTGTGCAAGGAAAATCCCTACCACGGCGGGCCGCAATTTTTGGAGAACCGCATTGTAATGAATGAAAATCCCGGGCTGGGAATTTCACCAAAGTGGGTAGACGAAACAGAAGAAATGCGGTAA